In a single window of the Deinococcus aetherius genome:
- a CDS encoding prepilin-type N-terminal cleavage/methylation domain-containing protein — protein MLPARGHTDGFTIIEILVALLLIGVLVLVVLAPLTGLFGLTRQSMRQTDATALAQGVMEDIRGQWQNWDKYDAACVAGGALPSGVTVSVQNMTVQGATSGTATTLTRSSATACPGKTGPRLTYAPSGSPLLRRVTVTATVQDRTSSLIAEVAQP, from the coding sequence ATGCTCCCGGCTCGCGGGCACACGGACGGCTTCACGATCATCGAAATCCTGGTGGCCCTCCTCCTAATAGGTGTCCTGGTGCTCGTGGTTCTGGCGCCGCTGACCGGGCTCTTCGGACTCACGCGTCAGAGCATGCGGCAGACCGACGCCACCGCGCTTGCTCAGGGGGTAATGGAGGACATTCGCGGCCAGTGGCAGAATTGGGACAAGTACGACGCCGCCTGCGTGGCAGGTGGCGCCCTGCCAAGCGGGGTCACGGTCTCGGTGCAGAACATGACCGTGCAGGGGGCGACGAGCGGCACGGCCACGACCCTGACTCGCAGCTCCGCAACGGCCTGCCCGGGGAAAACCGGCCCCCGCCTGACCTACGCCCCCTCCGGTTCACCCCTGCTGCGGCGGGTAACAGTGACCGCCACGGTGCAGGACCGCACGTCCTCCCTGATCGCCGAGGTGGCCCAGCCATGA
- a CDS encoding prepilin-type N-terminal cleavage/methylation domain-containing protein, with translation MKSPGFTLVELLVVITIIGILAAAFAFTSLRGWRVQQLQEGAGQLVADLERARSLAQRNSQDSTVTLGSTSVSVPSGSYSVTLSGTARTYTLPNGVRAAPSTGTTPNTATFTAPYGELGNTTGVVWVVSSPLVSNQLYVKLVGVTGKVILSATY, from the coding sequence GTGAAGAGTCCGGGTTTTACCCTGGTCGAGCTGCTGGTGGTGATCACCATCATCGGCATTCTGGCGGCGGCGTTCGCCTTCACCTCCCTGCGGGGGTGGCGGGTTCAGCAACTCCAGGAAGGGGCGGGGCAGCTCGTCGCCGACCTGGAGCGGGCCCGTAGCCTAGCTCAGCGCAACTCGCAGGACAGCACCGTCACTTTGGGCAGCACCTCAGTCTCTGTGCCCAGCGGCAGCTATAGCGTGACCCTCTCGGGCACGGCCCGGACGTACACCTTGCCGAATGGCGTCCGCGCCGCGCCCTCCACGGGCACCACCCCGAACACGGCGACCTTCACCGCCCCGTACGGCGAGCTGGGGAACACGACGGGCGTGGTCTGGGTGGTCAGCTCGCCGCTGGTCAGCAATCAGTTGTACGTCAAGCTCGTCGGCGTGACAGGAAAGGTCATTCTCAGTGCAACCTATTAA
- a CDS encoding type II secretion system protein has protein sequence MRPSRREGAFTLLELLVGMALVGLILTALLSLNLSTNRSASSLQVRNDLLAETQTAQNYVVGKLRDAAYVFPAGTTLVLGTSGGYSTRKPGTTSSGTWTVGTDPIIAFVLPPRATTPGTCSTSESTTTGPKFCYTFYAYYPVQRNVMTGSSGATGANNPGADATNDASAWVLMEYRRNYASITALSSSLASGISSGTGLMVLDYLRPPASGEKLFDQTDSTSVGVSSVTLQLATQRLGGQTVLVPATGRHSVTVYPRNVGKPVVPN, from the coding sequence ATGAGGCCCTCCCGGCGTGAGGGTGCCTTCACCCTGCTCGAACTGCTGGTCGGTATGGCGCTCGTCGGCCTGATCCTGACTGCACTGCTTTCCCTGAACCTCTCCACCAACCGCTCGGCATCCTCCTTGCAGGTACGCAACGACCTACTTGCCGAGACGCAGACCGCCCAGAACTACGTCGTCGGAAAGCTGCGGGACGCCGCTTACGTCTTCCCGGCGGGGACAACGCTGGTGCTGGGGACCTCCGGAGGGTACTCCACCCGCAAACCCGGCACTACCTCCTCGGGCACCTGGACCGTGGGCACCGACCCGATCATCGCGTTCGTCTTGCCGCCACGGGCGACGACGCCGGGCACCTGCTCCACCTCGGAGAGCACGACCACCGGACCTAAATTCTGCTACACCTTCTACGCCTACTATCCAGTGCAACGCAACGTGATGACTGGAAGCAGCGGCGCCACGGGCGCCAACAACCCGGGAGCGGACGCCACCAACGACGCCTCTGCCTGGGTGCTCATGGAGTACCGCCGGAATTACGCCTCCATCACTGCCCTCAGTTCATCGTTGGCCTCGGGAATCAGTAGCGGAACGGGCCTGATGGTGCTCGACTACCTGCGGCCCCCTGCAAGTGGGGAGAAGCTGTTTGACCAGACTGACAGCACTTCAGTTGGCGTGAGCAGTGTGACCCTCCAACTCGCTACCCAACGGCTCGGGGGACAGACCGTCCTTGTCCCCGCCACGGGCCGTCACAGCGTGACCGTCTATCCTCGCAATGTGGGCAAGCCGGTGGTGCCCAACTGA